The Drosophila gunungcola strain Sukarami chromosome 2R unlocalized genomic scaffold, Dgunungcola_SK_2 000013F, whole genome shotgun sequence genome includes the window CGTGGATTCCCCTTTGAGCTACTTGCACACCAAATCAAAGGGTTCCAAGGTCAGTGAAAGTCCAGCCCAATACAGTGGCAAAAGATCGCACTCGCCCTACGCCGCAGCAGAACCCAAACGTCGCGACTACTCGCCGGAAAACCCCCGCTCCTCGAAGTCCTCCAAGCGTAACCGATCGCGCAGTCCTTCTGCATCACCAAAGCGGTATGCGGAGCGATCTTCTCGCAGCTCCCGCTATGAGAGCCCGGCTTCCAGTTCGTCCCGCTCGCGCAGCTCTCCAACATCCTTCACCTCGCGGTCTTCTCGAAGGGAGGAGGCATCTTCACCCAGACATCGCAGCGATAAGCACAAGCACAAGCATAGGCACTAAAAGATGCACTTCGGACgattcatatttaattaaacatggATTCTACATAAAAATTCATTCGTcgtttgttttaaatacacagtatatatatatattttaattctaaATTGTCTGTTAGGATGTGGGGAAACACGATCAACACACGGCCCAGGAAGTTCGATTCCGCTCTGCGAATTTGTCTAAAAACATGAATCTAAGCAgctaatttaaaatggttacGGTTTGTTAAGGAAAGCGGGCCAACCAACACCAGTCCTCGAACTGCCCGATCCTAGCCGCATGGGTAGTGGTGATTATCATAGGGCGAATACATAGATGTGGCTTAAAAGTAGATGCGAACAGCCTCCTCGGCATTCTGCTCCACGGGGCAGTAGGGGCACTTGAGTATGTGGCCATTGCTGAGCTTGTGCAGGGCATCGTTGGAGATGACATGCCCGCAGGTCAACTTCTTGGGCGGGTTGTCCTCGGAGGTCTGCTGGCGCAGGATGGGGCAGGCGAAGATCGAGTGGAAGCGGAATTCCGGCTGCAGATCGATCTCGATGGGCAGTTCGTCGCAGCCGTTCCACATGCCCAGCACCTGGCGCGACTGCATCACCTGCTTGATGTTGAGCAGGGCGGGCAGGGCAGTGCATCCGGCGTTGACCACGACGGACAGGGCCGAGTTCTTGCTGATGCCCAGCAGCTGGCAGGCGTCCTTGAGGAATATGAACGACAACTCGGTCCACATCTCCTGGCCCAGAAAGTGCTTGTACGGTGAGTTCTCCAGTCCGCTCGGCAGATAAATAAAGCTGGCCATCAGATTGGCTATCTCGTGCTCGTAGCGAACGGCGAATTTCTTGAAGTTCAGCCGGGCATAGCAGATGGCCTCGCGCTGCGACTCTAGTCCGTAGGACACCAGTTGCATGAAGCGCATGCGATGCAGCCGGAACTCAATCAGAGAGTGGCGGTCACTCAGCTGCTGCGAGTACGTCTTGGCCCACTTGAGGGCGTCGGTAAGGTCCCGCTTCTGGATCTTCACCCACATGCCGTAGATGTCGGCGAACTCGCGCTCCGACTCGAACACATCCTGGGCATGCTCTGCCGGCATCTTGCACTCGTGGATCAAGGAGCGGGCCACGTTCTCCATGCCCTGGCGGCAGTAGTGCTTGGCAATGGCCTTGTTAAGCAGCATCAGGTTCTCCTCGTCCTGCAGCACGTCCACGCGCATGGTGGATGTAAAATCGGCGCTGAAGTTGCGGTCAATGGCCTTGCCGATCTTCGAGATGGAGCCGTGAAGATCGCGGTGCTCCGTGGACAGCTTCTGAACGAGCTCATTGCACCTGCCGATGGCCTTCCGGATGCTCTCCATCTGGCGCTCGGTTAGCCGCTGGGGGGCCGTCGGTTCCGTTTCCACCTGCATGCTCACCCCGTCGCCCATCGGGTCGTCCTGGGAGACCTGGGTGCTCGAGTTCAGAGTGGTCACCAGTTGTTCCGCCCTGCTGAGGACTTCGACCAGTTCGGACATCTGCGTGGCTATGTCCCCGATGTCCGCTGCCGCATTCTCGTGGAGCTGCTCCAACTTGGTGACCACGCGGGTCAGGTCCTTCTCCACCGACGAACAGGCCCACGACTCATTGTCCATTGTTAGCTCCAGTTTTGTGGAAGAAAACCTAGAAACAAGCCACGCCAGGCGCGCGTTTAct containing:
- the LOC128256023 gene encoding E3 ubiquitin-protein ligase RMND5A, with the translated sequence MDNESWACSSVEKDLTRVVTKLEQLHENAAADIGDIATQMSELVEVLSRAEQLVTTLNSSTQVSQDDPMGDGVSMQVETEPTAPQRLTERQMESIRKAIGRCNELVQKLSTEHRDLHGSISKIGKAIDRNFSADFTSTMRVDVLQDEENLMLLNKAIAKHYCRQGMENVARSLIHECKMPAEHAQDVFESEREFADIYGMWVKIQKRDLTDALKWAKTYSQQLSDRHSLIEFRLHRMRFMQLVSYGLESQREAICYARLNFKKFAVRYEHEIANLMASFIYLPSGLENSPYKHFLGQEMWTELSFIFLKDACQLLGISKNSALSVVVNAGCTALPALLNIKQVMQSRQVLGMWNGCDELPIEIDLQPEFRFHSIFACPILRQQTSEDNPPKKLTCGHVISNDALHKLSNGHILKCPYCPVEQNAEEAVRIYF